A window of the Synechococcus sp. M16.1 genome harbors these coding sequences:
- a CDS encoding DUF3136 domain-containing protein gives MSTSNLSIGELEAKYPLYCKALKLLIKQGKTSTELERTLCWDRLRLLHRSLPRQYKSPERLMLMIQAEFSSVTDA, from the coding sequence ATGAGCACATCCAACCTCAGCATCGGAGAGCTCGAAGCCAAATATCCGCTGTACTGCAAGGCCTTGAAGCTACTGATCAAGCAGGGGAAAACAAGCACTGAACTTGAGCGAACACTTTGCTGGGATCGTTTGCGCCTGTTGCACCGATCCTTGCCTCGGCAATACAAATCGCCCGAGCGGTTGATGTTGATGATCCAGGCCGAGTTTTCGTCAGTAACTGATGCCTAA